One Spinacia oleracea cultivar Varoflay chromosome 4, BTI_SOV_V1, whole genome shotgun sequence DNA segment encodes these proteins:
- the LOC110789565 gene encoding kinesin-like protein KIN-7D, mitochondrial: MSSRARSSSPYSNHRRTPSPFSSSSSTSSFMNTSGRFIPRSNSTSSSSFPGSTGNNNSTYGSRSMTPNRTYGGHSPVAFSPSDDLLSEPSDPPRSTGDSISVTVRFRPMSDREYQRGDEVSWYPDGDKTVRSEYSPATCAYAFDKVFGPNATTEEVYDIAARPVVKSSMDGVNGTVFAYGVTSSGKTHTMHGDQSCPGIIPLAIKDVFSIIQETPGREFLLRVSYLEIYNEVINDLLDPTGQNLRVREDAQGTYVEGIKEEVVLSPGHALSFIAAGEEHRHVGSNNFNLFSSRSHTIFSLMIESGSHGDEYDGVIFSQLNLIDLAGSESSKTETTGLRRKEGSYINKSLLTLGTVIGKLSEGKASHIPYRDSKLTRLLQSSLSGRGHVSLICTVTPASSSMEETHNTLKFASRAKRVEIFASRNKIIDEKSLIKKYQREITTLKEELDQLRRGMLVGVSHEEILTLKQKLEEGQYKMQSRLEEEEEAKAALMSRIQRLTKLILVSSKNNIPSYLGDVAAYQRSHSDDKLELGDSENNKDSSSALSDPSVDFKHKRSSSKWNDELSAAGSILMESNQDGEFISGSNLTTDDITASDEMDLLVEQVKMLAGEIAFSTSTLKRLVEQSANDPDAAQSQIHNLECEIQDKRKQMRLLEQRIIQSGEASVASASLLDMQQTVTRLKTECSQKEFELELKTADNRILQEQLQNKCAENIELLERLNALEKHVTSVNGDSSLPSVLDTTDEYTEELKKKVQSQEMENEKLKLEHVQLLEENSGLCVQNQKLSEEASYAKELASAAAVELKNLAAEVTKISVQNAKLEKELLASREYSHTRGSQISNGGNRKHGDGMKGGRKGRYSSRGNDVSGGFYDDSYSLDLEDLKMELLARKQREAALEAALADKEFVEEECRTKVEEAKRREVALENDLANMWVLVAKLKKEVGAVSESRSEERLDNGDILKEQKATDVDNNGFSKETQPLEVNKAAQDAPSGEPLVARLKARMQEMKDKEKSTSNGETNSHLCKVCYESPTAAILLPCRHFCLCKPCSLACSECPICRTNIADRIFAFTS; the protein is encoded by the exons ATGTCGTCAAGGGCAAGGAGTAGTTCACCGTACAGCAACCACCGAAGAACTCCAAGTCCATTCTCATCATCTTCCTCTACGTCGTCGTTTATGAACACCAGTGGCCGGTTCATTCCCCGGTCTAACAGCACTTCTTCATCCTCATTTCCCGGTTCGACCGGCAATAATAATAGTACTTACGGTTCAAGATCCATGACTCCCAACCGGACCTATGGCGGTCATTCTCCAGTTGCCTTCTCACCGTCGGATGACTTGCTTTCTGAGCCGTCCGATCCTCCTAGATCCACCGGTGATAGCATTTCTGTCACCGTCCGATTTCGTCCCATGAG TGATAGAGAATATCAGAGAGGAGATGAGGTATCATGGTATCCAGATGGCGATAAGACTGTTCGAAGCGAGTATAGTCCGGCAACTTGTGCTTATGCATTTG ACAAGGTGTTTGGGCCGAATGCGACAACGGAGGAGGTTTACGACATCGCTGCTCGTCCTGTTGTGAAATCTTCAATGGATGGTGTTAATG GTACAGTGTTTGCTTATGGTGTCACCAGTAGTGGAAAGACGCACACAATGCAT GGTGATCAAAGTTGTCCTGGTATCATACCATTGGCGATCAAAGATGTTTTCAGCATTATACAGGAA ACTCCTGGGCGAGAGTTCCTACTTCGCGTTTCCTATCTTGAGATCTATAATGAG GTTATAAATGATTTGCTTGATCCAACTGGTCAAAATCTGCGCGTTAGAGAAGATGCCCAG GGAACTTATGTTGAGGGCATAAAGGAAGAGGTTGTTTTGTCTCCTGGGCATGCACTATCATTTATTGCTGCTGGAGAAG AGCATCGCCATGTTGGTTCTAACAACTTTAACCTATTCAGTAGTAGAAGCCACACCATATTCTCACTG ATGATAGAGAGCGGTTCCCATGGTGATGAATATGATGGGGTGATATTCTCTCAGCTG AACTTGATCGACTTGGCTGGATCTGAGAGCTCCAAAACTGAAACAACAGGATTAAGAAGAAAGGAAGGATCATATATCAATAAAAGTCTTTTGACTCTTGGAACT GTCATCGGGAAACTCAGCGAGGGGAAAGCATCTCACATTCCATACAGAGATTCAAAGCTTACTCGCCTTTTACAGTCCTCTCTTAGTGGTCGTGGACATGTTTCA CTAATATGCACGGTTACCCCTGCGTCAAGTAGTATGGAGGAGACTCATAATACTCTGAAATTTGCTAGCAGGGCCAAGCGTGTGGAGATATTTGCTTCTCGTAATAAG ATCATTGATGAGAAGTCCTTAATTAAAAAGTATCAGCGAGAAATTACAACTCTTAAGGAAGAACTTGATCAGCTCCGGAGAGGAATGCTTGTTGGAGTTAGTCATGAGGAGATTTTGACCTTAAAACAAAAG TTGGAAGAAGGTCAATATAAAATGCAATCAAGAttagaggaggaagaagaagcgAAGGCTGCGCTCATGAGTAGAATACAGAGGCTGACTAAATTGATACTTGTTTCCTCAAAAAACAATATTCCTTCTTATCTCGGTGATGTTGCTGCTTACCAGAGAAGTCATTCTGATGAT AAATTAGAGCTTGGGGACAGTGAGAATAATAAGGATTCCTCGTCTGCACTGTCAGATCCTTCTGTTGATTTCAAACACAAAAGATCATCTAGCAAATGGAATGATGAACTTTCTGCAGCTGGCAGCATACTCATGGAATCTAACCAAGATGGCGAATTCATCAGTGGTTCAAACCTTACAACT GATGATATAACTGCATCTGATGAGATGGACCTTCTTGTGGAACAAGTAAAGATGCTAGCTGGTGAAATTGCTTTCAGTACAAGCACACTCAAGCGCTTGGTTGAACAATCTGCAAATGATCCAGATGCAGCTCAAAGTCAA ATCCATAATTTGGAATGTGAAATCCAAGATAAGAGGAAACAGATGAGGCTTCTTGAACAGCGCATTATCCAGAGCGGTGAGGCATCAGTAGCAAGTGCATCATTGCTTGATATGCAGCAG ACTGTTACAAGATTGAAGACCGAGTGTAGCCAAAAGGAATTTGAGTTGGAG CTAAAAACAGCAGACAACCGGATTCTTCAGGAACAACTTCAAAATAAG TGTGCAGAAAATATAGAACTACTGGAGCGATTAAATGCCCTGGAGAAGCATGTAACTTCAGTGAATGGCGATTCGTCCTTGCCCTCTGTACTGGACACGACTGATGAATATACTGAGGAATTGAAAAAGAAAGTTCAATCACAG GAAATGGAAAATGAAAAATTGAAGCTGGAACATGTTCAGTTACTAGAGGAAAATAGTGGATTGTGTGTTCAAAATCAAAAACTGTCTGAAGAAGCTTCTTATGCGAAGGAACTAGCTTCTGCAGCTGCTGTTGAACTGAAAAATTTGGCTGCCGAGGTGACGAAAATTTCAGTGCAGAATGCAAAACTAGAAAAGGAATTGCTGGCTTCTCGTGAATACAGTCACACCAGAGGCTCTCAAATTTCCAATGGTGGTAACAGGAAACACGGGGACGGCATGAAAGGCGGAAGAAAAGGTCGATACTCTAGTCGTGGCAATGATGTTTCTGGAGGTTTCTATGATGACTCGTATAGTTTGGATCTAGAAGACCTCAAGATGGAACTGCTAGCACGGAAGCAGAGGGAGGCAGCTCTTGAAGCTGCTTTGGCTGACAAAGAATTTGTAGAAGAGGAATGCCGGACAAAGGTTGAAGAGGCAAAGAGACGGGAGGTAGCTCTTGAAAATGATTTAGCAAATATGTGGGTGCTTGTTGCAAAGTTGAAGAAAGAAGTAGGAGCTGTTTCCGAGTCTAGGTCTGAAGAGAGGCTTGATAATGGAGATATTTTGAAGGAACAGAAAGCCACTGATGTCGATAACAATGGCTTCTCTAAGGAAACTCAACCATTAGAGGTTAACAAAGCAGCTCAAGATGCTCCGAGCGGAGAGCCATTAGTTGCTCGGTTAAAG GCAAGGATGCAAGAGATGAAGGATAAAGAGAAGTCTACGAGCAATGGAGAGACAAATTCCCATCTTTGCAAAGTTTGTTACGAGTCACCTACTGCTGCAATTCTTCTTCCTTGCCGACATTTTTGTT TATGTAAACCTTGTTCACTGGCTTGTTCAGAGTGTCCAATATGCCGCACAAATATTGCAGATAGAATTTTCGCATTCACTTCATGA
- the LOC130471991 gene encoding uncharacterized protein, whose translation MVRMWLEHPVPLQIMQDPSNSVLLGAGTRKQGLYYFTKITDVKGVEDVAYGCNAAANVVEDVVTDMHTSVLPNKTATSLFQSKVDNRNKLDLLHARLGHPSLSKMKFVNAAYCKGVTEYNCAVCCSSKQISFQH comes from the exons ATGGTGAGGATGTGGCTGGAACATCCAGTTCCTTTGCAAATTATGCAG GACCCTTCTAATTCAGTATTGCTTGGTGCTGGCACAAGGAAACAAGGTTTATACTATTTTACCAAAATCACAGATGTTAAAGGTGTAGAGGATGTTGCTTATGGTTGTAATGCAGCAGCTAATGTAGTAGAGGATGTTGTTACTGATATGCACACAAGTGTTTTGCCAAATAAAACTGCCACTAGTTTGTTTCAGTCTAAAGTTGATAACAGAAATAAACTAGATCTTTTGCATGCCAGATTAGGGCATCCTTCTTTGTCAAAAATGAAGTTTGTCAATGCTGCTTATTGTAAAGGTGTTACAGAATACAATTGTGCTGTTTGTTGTAGTTCTAAGCAGATTTCCTTTCAACATTAG